The genomic region CCCATCGATAATTTTCTGGGGGCCGACCGGCAGCGGCAAGACGACACTTGCCGAGCTTATAGCCAAATCAACTCATGGACAGTTTGTCAATTTTTCAGCTGTGACATCCGGCATAAAAGAAGTCAAAGATGTCCTGACTAAAGCCGCTGGCTATTACCAGATGTCGGGCCGAAGGACATATATTTTTGTCGATGAAATACACCGCTTCAATAAGGCCCAGCAGGACGCCTTTCTGCCATATGTCGAGCACGGCGATGTCATCCTGATTGGCGCCACAACAGAGAATCCGTCGTTCGAGGTCAATTCGGCTCTTCTTTCGCGAATGCGAGTCTATGTCCTCACCCGGATATCTGAAGAGGCCTTAAAGCAAATAATGCTAAACGCCCTCTCAAATACCGAACGGGGACTTGGCAAAAAAGAATTGAGTCTTGCTCCGGACGCCCTTGAATACCTGGCTGCCGCTTCCGATGGCGACGCCCGAAGGGGACTTTCATTGCTCGAAGCGACAGCGGCCTTTGTTGGCGAGCGGAAGACAATAACTCTCGATGACCTTCGACAGGTCAACCAGCGCGGGACATTTCTCTATGACAAATCGGGCGAAGAACATTTCAACCTTATTTCGGCCCTTCATAAGACCATTCGTGGTGGTGATCCCGATGCCGCGCTCTATTGGCTCACTCGGATGCTTGAATCTGGCGAAGAGCCGATGTATGTTATCCGGCGATTGGTTCGTTTTGCAACCGAAGATATCGGCCTGGCTGACCCCTACGCCCTGACTTTGGCCCTGAATGCCCGCGATTCCTTTCATTTTCTGGGATCACCCGAAGGTGAACTCGCTATCGCTCAATTGGTCATCTATATGGCCTGCGCTCCGAAGTCGAATGCGGTTTATACAGCCTTCAAGCAGTCGAAGAAAGATGTGGAGCAACATGGTTCGCTGCCAGTACCGCTCGAGATACGCAACGCGCCGACCAGACTTATGAAAGGGCTGGGATATGGAGCGGGATACCAATACGCTCATGACTATAAGGAAGCGTTAACAACCCAGCAATATTTCCCGAAAGAACTTGGGGAACGTCGTTACTATCAGCCTACCAATGGCGGAGACGAAAAGCGAATTGCGGAATATCTTGAGAAATTTCATGCTTTTCGAAAGGGACTTGTGGCCGAAAAGAATACGGCCGAGAAAAAGTCATCAATATCCGACCAAACCAAAAAGAGTTAAGATACCGGCCAATTATATTCGAACCGAAAGTGAGACTTTGCGTTTAATGACTACCAATATGAGACGACCCTTCCTGATTTTCCTCCTAAGCATAATGGCAATGATTCCTGTACAAATCACCGCCGCCTCGATTCTTATTCCGATGGATGAAACACAGACCGACCACCTCAAAGCATATGGTGTCGTCTACAAAGCCCTCGACAAAGGAATCAAAGGACAGTGGCTGTTAAACTATCGCGGCGGTTCGTTTTTGCTCGACCAGTCTCAGGACATTGCTGATATGGGTCTGTTGATGGGTGTCACGATGGAGTCAATTACATCAGGTCAGGTCTCTGACATTATGGCTCAAATCGAAGTCGAAAATATGGAGCGGGTGGAACTTGAGAAAGCCCCCCATATTGCGGTCTACTCTCCCCCAAATTTGCGCCCCTGGGATGACGCAGTTACGCTGGCATTGACCTATGCTGAAATAAAATATGATGTTGTCTGGGACGAAGAAGTGCTCAACGGCGGTCTTGACGATTACGATTGGCTCCACTGCCACCATGAAGATTTCACCGGCCAGTACGGAAAGTTCTATGCTTCTTTCCGAAATGAACTCTGGTATCAGGCCGATGTCCGCACCTCTGAGGAACTGGCCAGCAAACTCGGGTACAACAAGGTTTCTTTGATGAAACGGGATGTTGCCAAAACGGTCGCTGAGTTTGTCAAACGGGGCGGCTTCTTCTTTACCATGTGTTCCGCGCCAGAGACAATTGATATCGCTCTTGCCGCTGATGGCGTGGATATTGTCCCTCGTGAGTTCGATGGCGATCCTGTCGACCCCGGTGGAGCAGGTAAACTCGATTTCTCAAAGACGTTTGCCTTCGAGAATTTCACTCCCAATTTTGATCCGATGGCCTATCGACGCTCAAATATCGACACCTATCCTGAGCGGTTGATGCGATTCAAGACCCCGGATCAGGACTTCTTTTTTCTCTTTGAGTTCTCAGCTAAACTTGATCCGGTCCCGACGATGCTGACCCAATGTCATGTCAGCACTATCAATGGCTTTATGGGGCAGGTGACCGGTTTTAGAAAGTCACTTATGAAAAAACATGTGACGGTATTAGGCCAGCCTGATAATTTTGATGAAGTGCGGTATCTGCATGGAAATTATGGACGGGGGACATTCACATTTTATGCCGGACATGACCCCGAAGACTATCAGCACATGATTAACGACCCTCCAACGGAACTCAATTTACAGAAAAACTCGCCCGGCTATCGGCTCATTCTCAACAATATCCTCTTCCCTGCCGCAAAGAAGAAAGAGCGAAAGACGTAGGGGACAGTACCGAACTTTCCATCAGTCGTTAGGAATTACGCTTCTAAGTGAAACAATGCAATCCCATATCCTCTTTATCTTGTTGCGATTCCGTCTGCGGCGGACTCGCAACGACCATCCTGGGAATTTCGGCTTTGTTTCTTGTACCACATCGC from Candidatus Zixiibacteriota bacterium harbors:
- a CDS encoding replication-associated recombination protein A, with protein sequence MDFFEDENSKTKSFRSDSIKPLADRMRPQTFNELIGQEAVVGETTPLRMAIEQDKVPSIIFWGPTGSGKTTLAELIAKSTHGQFVNFSAVTSGIKEVKDVLTKAAGYYQMSGRRTYIFVDEIHRFNKAQQDAFLPYVEHGDVILIGATTENPSFEVNSALLSRMRVYVLTRISEEALKQIMLNALSNTERGLGKKELSLAPDALEYLAAASDGDARRGLSLLEATAAFVGERKTITLDDLRQVNQRGTFLYDKSGEEHFNLISALHKTIRGGDPDAALYWLTRMLESGEEPMYVIRRLVRFATEDIGLADPYALTLALNARDSFHFLGSPEGELAIAQLVIYMACAPKSNAVYTAFKQSKKDVEQHGSLPVPLEIRNAPTRLMKGLGYGAGYQYAHDYKEALTTQQYFPKELGERRYYQPTNGGDEKRIAEYLEKFHAFRKGLVAEKNTAEKKSSISDQTKKS
- a CDS encoding asparagine synthetase B, which translates into the protein MIPVQITAASILIPMDETQTDHLKAYGVVYKALDKGIKGQWLLNYRGGSFLLDQSQDIADMGLLMGVTMESITSGQVSDIMAQIEVENMERVELEKAPHIAVYSPPNLRPWDDAVTLALTYAEIKYDVVWDEEVLNGGLDDYDWLHCHHEDFTGQYGKFYASFRNELWYQADVRTSEELASKLGYNKVSLMKRDVAKTVAEFVKRGGFFFTMCSAPETIDIALAADGVDIVPREFDGDPVDPGGAGKLDFSKTFAFENFTPNFDPMAYRRSNIDTYPERLMRFKTPDQDFFFLFEFSAKLDPVPTMLTQCHVSTINGFMGQVTGFRKSLMKKHVTVLGQPDNFDEVRYLHGNYGRGTFTFYAGHDPEDYQHMINDPPTELNLQKNSPGYRLILNNILFPAAKKKERKT